In the Lepidochelys kempii isolate rLepKem1 chromosome 3, rLepKem1.hap2, whole genome shotgun sequence genome, one interval contains:
- the LOC140908249 gene encoding trace amine-associated receptor 9-like, which produces MNSTFFDNEDLQYCFENMNESCYKTPLSSGLRVSLYIVLGLLVIFTVGGNLMVVVSIVYFKQLHSPTHFLIASLACADFGLGLTVLPFSTVRSVETCWYFGEIFCRFHYCLDVSLCQASIFHLCFISVDRYVAVNNPLIYPIKFTVPVSGMFIAAAWIFSLVFNFSVVFAGSNDKGMQELVNGLSCAGSCQIILNKMWVVVSSLLYFIPFLAMIALYSRIFAVAKQQVRMIEMMSNNTQPSNNYSDRVGRRERKAAKTLGIPVIAFLVFWSPYLIMVTIDAFLNFIIPPLIFDIAVWFAYSNSAINPLIYSVFYPWFRKAMKVIVSCKIFHLDCSTMSLFSE; this is translated from the coding sequence ATGAACTCAACTTTTTTTGATAACGAAGATTTGCAATACTGCTTTGAGAACATGAATGAATCTTGCTATAAAACACCATTGTCTTCTGGACTCCGAGTATCTTTGTATAttgtgcttggtttgctggtgatTTTTACAGTAGGTGGAAATCTAATGGTAGTTGTTTCCATTGTTTATTTTAAGCAGCTTCACTCACCTACACATTTTTTGATTGCCTCCTTGGCATGTGCTGACTTTGGTTTGGGTCTGACTGTGTTACCCTTTAGCACTGTAAGATCTGTTGAAACATGCTGGTATTTTGGGGAAATATTCTGTAGATTTCACTATTGTTTAGATGTATCTTTGTGCCAAGCATCAATATTTCACTTGTGTTTCATCTCTGTTGATCGATATGTTGCTGTCAACAACCCTTTAATTTATCCCATCAAGTTCACAGTGCCAGTTTCAGGAATGTTCATAGCTGCTGCCTGGATATTTTCATTAGTATTCAATTTTTCTGTTGTCTTCGCTGGGTCTAACGACAAAGGGATGCAAGAATTAGTAAATGGCCTCTCCTGTGCAGGGAGTTGTCAGATTATCTTAAATAAAATGTGGGTGGTTGTATCCTCTCTCCTTTATTTCATACCTTTCTTGGCAATGATAGCACTTTACAGCAGGATCTTtgctgtggctaaacaacaagtTAGAATGATAGAGATGATGAGCAACAATACCCAGCCATCTAATAATTACAGTGATAGAgttgggagaagagagaggaaagcTGCTAAAACCCTGGGTATACCTGTGATTGCTTTCTTGGTATTCTGGTCACCTTATTTGATAATGGTAACAATTGATGCTTTCCTCAACTTCATAATTCCACCCCTTATCTTTGACATTGCAGTTTGGTTTGCTTATTCTAACTCTGCCATTAATCCTTTGATTTACTCTGTCTTTTATCCTTGGTTTCGAAAAGCAATGAAAGTGATTGTGAGCTGTAAAATCTTCCACCTTGATTGCTCAACAATGAGTTTGTTTTCTGAATGA
- the TAAR5 gene encoding trace amine-associated receptor 5, which translates to MWFSFPPTLFFIFFHIEDKVSGSPLKAESFIGSVEELEKVWTADKEEISSVQKPSANEMVSTTLCYEVNGSCSRTLHSFGVQLAIYMVCAMGMLLTVLGNLMVMIVVSQFKTLHTPTNFLLLSLALADLLLGLMVLPFSTIRSVESCWYFGDDFCRLHTFLDTVFCLTSIFHLCFISIDRHYAICDPLLYPTKFTVRVACVYIAIGWGVPMIYTFVLLYTNPIEEGLGHFLQEMPCIGRCQLLFNKLWGWFNFPLFFFPCLIMIALYVKIFIVANRQARRISSMNKSAGFGLHLGASKRERKAAKTLGIAVGIYLLCWLPFTIDTMVDCLLNFITPPVLFDVLIWFAYFNSACNPLIYVFSYRWFRKAVKLILTRNIIGSGISTVDLYEE; encoded by the coding sequence ATGTGGTTTTCTTTCCCTcctaccttattttttattttttttcacataGAAGATAAAGTGTCTGGATCCCCATTAAAAGCCGAGTCATTTATTGGAAGTGTGGAAGAGCTGGAGAAGGTGTGGACAGCTGATAAGGAAGAAATAAGCTCTGTCCAGAAGCCCAGTGCTAATGAAATGGTGTCCACTACATTGTGCTATGAAGTGAATGGTTCCTGCTCCAGAACGCTTCACTCCTTTGGCGTCCAGCTGGCCATCTACATGGTCTGTGCCATGGGCATGCTGCTCACAGTACTGGGGAACCTGATGGTGATGATTGTAGTCTCCCAATTCAAAACTCTACATACTCCCACCAACTTCTTACTACTCTCCCTGGCCCTCGCAGATCTCCTCCTGGGGTTAATGGTGCTGCCCTTCAGCACTATCCGATCTGTGGAGAGCTGCTGGTATTTTGGAGATGACTTTTGTAGGCTGCATACCTTTCTGGACACTGTCTTTTGTTTGACCTCTATATTTCATCTGTGTTTTATTTCCATTGATCGTCACTATGCTATCTGTGATCCTTTGCTCTACCCCACTAAGTTTACCGTAAGAGTGGCTTGTGTATATATAGCGATTGGGTGGGGGGTCCCCATGATTTATACTTTTGTCTTGCTCTATACCAATCCAATTGAGGAAGGGTTGGGCCATTTCTTACAAGAAATGCCCTGTATTGGTAGATGTCAGCTACTGTTCAACAAACTCTGGGGCTGGTTCAACTTCCCTCTATTCTTCTTCCCCTGCCTCATAATGATAGCTTTGTATGTGAAAATATTTATTGTGGCAAACAGACAAGCTAGACGGATAAGCAGCATGAACAAGAGTGCTGGATTTGGGCTTCACTTAGGAGCATCAAAGAGGGAAAGAAAGGCAGCTAAAACTCTTGGTATAGCTGTAGGAATCTACCTcctgtgctggctgccctttACTATAGACACCATGGTAGACTGTCTTCTAAATTTCATTACTCCACCAGTTCTTTTTGATGTCCTAATCTGGTTTGCTTACTTTAATTCAGCCTGCAATCCCTTGATTTACGTGTTTTCCTACCGTTGGTTCAGGAAGGCAGTGAAACTAATTTTAACTCGCAACATCATTGGTTCCGGGATATCTACAGTAGACTTGTACGAGGAATGA
- the LOC140908250 gene encoding trace amine-associated receptor 4-like: MNSSTLWSPQNVQYCFDFVNNSCPRNVRSTIGLWAMYSFMVGAIVLTMGGNMLVIISIAHFKQLHSPTNFLICSMATTDFLLSFMVMPYSMIRSVESCWYFGDLFCKLHTCCDIMLCTTSIFHLCFISVDRYYAVCDPLHYVTKITIPMIVLFLLISWSVPFLFAFGLVFSELNIEGIEVYVVSIDCSGFCTLIFNKLWGVLASLITFFFPGTVMVGIYVHIFTVARKHARQIAKIPSAIICVSATTNKISAKKENKATKTLSLVMGVFLFCWLPFFILTIADPFINFSTPEDLYNAFLWLGYFNSTCNPIIYGLFYSWFRKAFKMIVTGTIFRSDSSTFTLFHAYT, translated from the coding sequence ATGAATTCATCCACCCTCTGGAGTCCACAGAATGTGCAGTATTGCTTTGACTTTGTTAACAATTCATGTCCTAGAAATGTAAGGTCTACAATCGGTCTTTGGGCTATGTACAGCTTCATGGTGGGAGCAATAGTGCTCACAATGGGTGGAAATATGCTTGTGATCATTTCCATCGCTCATTTCAAACAGCTTCACTCTCCAACCAACTTCCTGATCTGCTCCATGGCAACTACAGACTTTTTGCTTAGTTTCATGGTTATGCCCTACAGCATGATCAGGTCTGTTGAGTCATGCTGGTATTTTGGAGACCTCTTCTGCAAACTCCATACTTGTTGTGATATAATGCTCTGTACCACCTCTATTTTCCATCTGTGTTTTATCTCTGTTGACCGTTACTATGCGGTATGTGACCCACTGCATTATGTCACCAAGATAACTATCCCCATGATAgtactatttttattaattagCTGGTCTGTCCCATTCTTATTTGCCTTTGGCCTAGTTTTCTCAGAGTTGAATATTGAGGGCATTGAAGTATATGTTGTTTCAATTGACTGCAGTGGTTTCTGTACACTCATATTTAACAAGCTTTGGGGAGTGCTGGCTTCTCTAATAACCTTCTTTTTCCCAGGCACAGTGATGGTGGGAATTTACGTCCACATATTTACAGTGGCAAGAAAACATGCAAGACAAATTGCTAAAATCCCCAGTGCAATAATATGTGTCTCTGCAACAACAAACAAAATCTctgcaaaaaaagagaacaaagcaaCTAAAACTTTAAGTTTAGTCATGGGGGTGTTTCTGTTTTGTTGGCTGCCTTTCTTTATTCTTACAATAGCTGATCCTTTTATTAACTTCTCAACACCTGAAGACTTGTACAATGCCTTCCTCTGGCTGGGATACTTCAATTCTACTTGTAATCCAATCATTTATGGTTTATTTTATTCTTGGTTTCGCAAAGCATTTAAAATGATTGTGACTGGTACAATTTTCAGATCAGATTCCTCTACTTTTACTTTGTTTCACGCATACACTTAA